In bacterium, the genomic stretch GATTAACCAGACAAGTTTATTCATTTTACGTTTTCCGTGTATCGTTTCCCGTTTCCCGTTTTAATGCAGAATTAAGTTTTTCAAGCATTTTTAATATACGAATGATACTTTCCAATAATCTTTTATAATTATCTTCATCAAGATAGCCAAGATCGTTAGATAACATTATTTGATATTTCAATTCAGCAGCGGAGCCTTTGGCAATACCAACAAACTGCTTATATTCATTCCTGTTATTTCTATGACTCCCTTCAATAAGATTCATAGAAATTGATGATGCTGATCTTCGTATTTGCGATACTAATCCAAACTTTTCATCAGCGGGATATTTTTTAGTATGTTTGTATACTTCTATAGTTAAACTATGTGATAACTTAAAAACATCCATCTCTTCAATATTCATGTTACCTCCTTTCAAAAAACGGTTCCCGTTTTTTGTTTTATACGGGCCACGGGAAACGGACAACGGATCACGATTCTTTAATCATTTCATTCGCAATCCTGTGGCAATCAAACTGAATTATATTATCCCGTTTGATGTTCCTTCCATTGTACCTGATTGACTCATCTATAAAATTATTGAATTCGGTTATTAATCCGGCCTTCCCTTCTTTATTAAGCGTTAATCCATTCGGAATTTTATCAAAATATTCAACCTTGACTTTTCTCCCGGCAAACATGTTCACCACAGTCTCATCCGCCCAGATACGATAATTTTCAATCAAATCAAACACCAATGATTTTTTATTATAATGATCCGTATGAATAAATCCCACGTAAGGGTCAAGCCCCGCTATAATACACGCTTTTTCCACCATGGAATAAAGCACGCCGTAGGAATAATTAAGCAGGCAATTAAATTCATCTTTCGCGGGATTTCGGCTCCTGCCTTCGAATTTAAACCTGTCCGGCATTAAAAAACTTAATGCTTCAAAATAAATTCTTCCGCCGCTTCCTTCAATGCCCATGATTGTTCCCCTGTTTTCATCAATCGCACCGGAAAGAGAGTCTAATCCAATCATTGTGTTTTCCAGTTTTGAAATGTAACTTGTAATTTCCGCGGATTTTTGCGGCCTTGTTTCCCGTAGCCTTTTTAACAATTCAATTTGATTTGTAAATTTCCTTTTAATCCAGTCGGCCGCGAGACTAAGCCCCTTTTCGGTTTCCGCTATTTCCAACTGCCTTCTCCTGATGAGCGTCGTGCTTCCAAGTTTCGGATGCCACACCCTGCCGTAAGGGTCGCCGAAGTCATCGATAAAAACAATATCGATATTGTTTTCCATCGCCATTTTTATGGCATCGGTAGTGATATACGCGGCAGTGGAGATAAGAATAGAGGATATTTTTTTGCAGGACACTTCAGAAACTTTGTCATCAACTTTGACTTTAAAACAGTCGCCGTTTTTTTGAAGATACGACCCATAGGAATTAATGACTAATTGCATAATGTAGCCTTTAAATCATTTTGAAATTTCTACCTTACCCAAAAAATCGTGATGCTGAAATACGATAGGATGAACTTCTTTCTTTTGTTGCAACATCTTTTTTTGCTATAAGTTGAATTATTGGTATATTCCCTAATGCCTCCGCGTGGGTATAATGATGATTATCAATTTTTACGTCACTTAATTTTGCTTCTAATAAAAGCCATGGTTCCCTGTCTTTAACTATAAGAAAATCTGTCTCTTTTCCTTCCCGTGTCCGGACATAATATAATTCAAATTTGTTTTCTCCAATATCATTCCATAGCTCAGTAAGTACTTTCAGTTCAACTGCAATGTAGTTTTCGAATCTTAAAGCCTCATCTTTAATTATGCTCCAATCATATAAATAACATTTTTTTTCTTTTTTTATGGCTCTTGAAATTTTTTTATTATAAGGATGGATGAAAAATAAAATGCAGCTTAATTCTAATGCTTTTAGATATGTCCGTATTGCTGAGTGACTTACTTCAATATCTTCTTTTAATGAATTAAATGATAAAGGACTGCCTATTCTTTCAGGAAGAAAAGTTATTAAAGTTGCAATATTTTCTAATTCACGAATGTGAGTTAAATCTCTCAAATCTTCACGAATTAACCTATCGATATAGATGTTATGCCATTTGTAATTAAACGCCTTCCTTGATTTTAAAAAAGGCT encodes the following:
- a CDS encoding four helix bundle protein — encoded protein: MNIEEMDVFKLSHSLTIEVYKHTKKYPADEKFGLVSQIRRSASSISMNLIEGSHRNNRNEYKQFVGIAKGSAAELKYQIMLSNDLGYLDEDNYKRLLESIIRILKMLEKLNSALKRETGNDTRKT
- the cas1 gene encoding CRISPR-associated endonuclease Cas1, with amino-acid sequence MQLVINSYGSYLQKNGDCFKVKVDDKVSEVSCKKISSILISTAAYITTDAIKMAMENNIDIVFIDDFGDPYGRVWHPKLGSTTLIRRRQLEIAETEKGLSLAADWIKRKFTNQIELLKRLRETRPQKSAEITSYISKLENTMIGLDSLSGAIDENRGTIMGIEGSGGRIYFEALSFLMPDRFKFEGRSRNPAKDEFNCLLNYSYGVLYSMVEKACIIAGLDPYVGFIHTDHYNKKSLVFDLIENYRIWADETVVNMFAGRKVKVEYFDKIPNGLTLNKEGKAGLITEFNNFIDESIRYNGRNIKRDNIIQFDCHRIANEMIKES
- a CDS encoding AAA family ATPase, which translates into the protein MIKRILEYICFDEKLGRQMRFIAGPRQTGKTTLAKLFLHKQGSQNLYYNWDVREVRMRHKQNSLFYMKDVYKMAQKKAHIPWICFDEIHKMPKWKNILKASFDSAEEKINFIVTGSARLEMFNKAGDSLAGRYFLFKLFPLTLFELTHNNNFGSIFPPGYAKDFIEAQLNRTIYHQDTMENLLNYSGFPEPFLKSRKAFNYKWHNIYIDRLIREDLRDLTHIRELENIATLITFLPERIGSPLSFNSLKEDIEVSHSAIRTYLKALELSCILFFIHPYNKKISRAIKKEKKCYLYDWSIIKDEALRFENYIAVELKVLTELWNDIGENKFELYYVRTREGKETDFLIVKDREPWLLLEAKLSDVKIDNHHYTHAEALGNIPIIQLIAKKDVATKERSSSYRISASRFFG